The Silene latifolia isolate original U9 population chromosome 4, ASM4854445v1, whole genome shotgun sequence region AGTAGCTAAAGTTACAATAATTGTAGAGTAAAATTAGAATAGTCATAGTTATAGTTACATGTtagtttttttttggaaaaagttaagttaagttaCAGTACTAGTGATGTAAAATCACAATTGTCATTGTTGAAGTTATATTTTTGCTGTAATGTTGAAAATTGTAATAAAGTTACAGTTCTTCAGAAGTAAAATGACATCAGTCAGGGGTTAAGTTACATGTTAAATGTTATGTGAAGAAATTAACAAAAGTTACAGTATTTCTGAAGTAAAAGTACAGTTGTCATTGCTAAAGTTATAATTAAGCTCAAATGtgagaaaaatgacataaaattacatatgaatgaaATTGAAGAATGTTAAGCATGACACAGAAATTACACTAAAAATTTTGCATTGTTTTTTAGCACTTGAATCTAGTAGTTTTATTAGAGTTACACTACTTATCATTACAGTTATACTATTGAGTGTTTAAGTTCTGATGAATTGAACCGACATTGAGATTAACTGCAGCTGAAGATAGGTGCAACAAAGACATACAAAATGTGCaaggaacatgttaatgggtttCAGAATATAGGAGCGAGTGTAACCGACTTCAAGAATTTTCACAGAGACGTAAAGTGCTACATTAATGACAGGGATGGTCAGTTGTTCAGAAACCGTTTTAAGAACATGGAAGAAACGCGTGATGATTTCTTTTTCGATTATGAGGTAGGTGTTGATGGGAGCCTGATCAGGTCAATATGGGCGGATGGAGTTAGTAGAAGAAACTACTCGATATATGGTGATGCTGTGTCTTTCGACCCCACATACTCGACAAACAAGTACGACATGGTTTTTACACCTTTCACAGGTGTTGATAATCATAAAAGATCGGTAACATTTGCTGGTGCATTGATTTTTAGGGAGAAGGATGAGTATTTTGATTGGGTTTTCAGCCGGTTTTTGGTTGCGATGGGTGGTAAGGAACCAAAGTATATTATAATGACCAAGACCGGGAATTATATCATCTTCGGCACATATTCAAGACGGCTAGGCACCGtttttgcatgtggcacataatgAACAAGGTACACGTGTGAAATACGGGGCAACGCGAAAGATTTTACAGATTTCACGAAGAAGTTGAATGCCATAGTGTGGGACGAAGACATTGAACCAGATGAGTTTGACATGCGTTGGTGTGAGATAATGAAGGAACATGGAGTTGGTCCCGAACGTGACTGGTTTGAGGAAGTGTACAACAAAAGAAGGCAGTGGGTGATGGCCCATTGTAGGGACTTAAATATGGGGAGTGTTATGAGGACAACGCAGAGATCCGAGAGCGAAAACAATTTCTTTAAGAAATTTGAGAATAATTCGGGAACGTTAGTCGAGTTCTGGTCGCGGTATGAGAGTGCTATAGACCAACAAAGACACACACAAAAAAAGCTTGACAATGAGAACAGGCAGACATCACCGAAATTAGCAACTCGGTTGCCTATAGAGAGCCACGGGGCAAGAGTGTATACACATGTGGTATTCGATGTGTTCCAAGAGGAGGTAATTAGATCAACAATCGGACTTAGTGCTCGGGGATTCAACGAGAGAAATGGTGTCGAGGTGACAAACCTGAAAGATGGAATGACGGAAAGAGTCTATGACATTCAGTACAAACCAGGTATTAATCAACATATTTGTCTCTTAAAAATTTTACTATCATAGTTTGGAACTTTGGTTCAAATAATttgtaacttaactgataaataaTGTAATTAAAACAGGATAACTTATTGGATTGTTTCAATATTGTGTTTACTGAAGTTTTACTTTAGTTTTACTGGATGATGACACCATATTGAAttaattttgttttttctttATGCGTCAACAAGGAACACATGAGGCGACATGCACGTGTAGAATGTTCGAACGTTCTGGAATACTTTGTAGACAGATAATTTCGGTTTACTCAGGTAATGGTGTGAACAAAATACCGGATGCTTACGTGGCTAAAAGATGGACAAAGGATGCAGTCGGCTACGCGTCTGATGTAAAGGATATTATTGATGGGAAAGAAATTGAAATGACAAAGTTGTGGTCAGAAGTGTATGAAACAGTTGGATTATTGAGAGATAGGGATAAGACTGATGTAGAGAGGTTGGGCATTTAAATTCGGGAGTTTAGAGAAGAGTTAAGACCATCGATCGACGAGTTGTGAAGGAACAAGAAATAGAACAttacttggatataagcccatcGAGAAAATTATAATACTTCCTCCTAAGCGTGCGAAAAACAAGGGGAGTGGAAAAAGAATGTTGTCGACGAAGAGTAAAGTTCTTTGCAAAAAATGCTAAACCAAAGAGGATGTGCAACAAGCTGTAAGCAAATGGCACACCATGACAAGAGAAATTGCCCCAACCCGTTTGCAGAGCGTCCACCGATTTTGAGTTCAATCTTCTTCGGAGGAGAGTGAGAATgaggaaagaagaagaagaggatcgGGAGTAGCAATTTGAATTACTTTTCATACTTTTTTGGGAAAATCTATAAAGGAGCGAGTGTATTTTGCGGATGTAGTTACAAAATGTAGGACTGAAGTTATATGTTGTGTGAAATGAAGTTACAGTTcgtaatttaattattttagtttCCCAATTCTTGGTTTTAAGTATGGTTGCGCACTTGAGATTCCGTAGTGTATATTATAATCATAGATAACAAAGTTGTTGAAAAAATTTCCAAGTTGGTTAACCATTGAGTTCTGAATGTATGATCGAAATTATATGTTATGCAACATAAAGTTACAgagaatgattttttttttttttttttcatttctgcAAAAAAAGTTTATGACTATGAACTTTATTAAATGGGGGTTCAACTTTAGTCCGTGTAATGTGTAATTTCAGTTGGAGTTACACATTCTTGGATAAAAGTTACAGGAATTAGACTGAAGTTACATAATttattgataaaaaaaatatgtTCAGGGATGAAAACTTCAGTGAAGTTATATGTTATGAGACATGAAGTTACAGTaacaattttatttaatttggttTCTCCAAAAATAGTTTATGAATATGAACTTTATTAAATGGGGCTTCAACTTTTGTACGTGTAATGTGTAATTTcagttggagttatacattctttGCCTTAAGTTCTGGGGAAATATGACTGAAGTTACATAAACTAATGATTAAAAATATGTTCATGGAGGATAACTTCAGTGGTTAATTGTGTAACTTCAAAACCTAACAGTGTAACTATATAGCGTATCTTAGTCAATGACATATGTGGTAGAGGATTAGATAAATCTACAATAGTGTATCATGGGAAAGTGAAGTAACCTAGTACAAGTATGAATTGAAAAGTGAGTATGAGTTTGCTAAAAAAAATGGTGAAAATGAACCATGAACACAAGGGTAGATAATCTTAAGGAAATATTGTTTGCTACATAAAAacaagggttatttcataacaataatccatcctatgtgTGGTCTGCGGTAATTACTCTATCCTATCAATAattccaattaaatccaacctataCATCATACCTTCCAATAACAAACTCACTCGATTTTTTGACCGGTTGTATCAGGTAACCTTTTCCTCCCTCTTTATTTAACTCTTAAATTTATCATCTCCTTCCCTTTTTTTGTAAAAACACTCATCTCACCCATCCACCATCCAAAAGCCTACCTCGCAACAACCATCTTGCCGACCACCTCTACCACCCCCTCCTGTACCGTCgacattattttaaataacctaTCCCCTAACCACCATCAGCACCACCACTCCTCCCCACCCCCATTGTTCCTCAAAGGCGCCTGTTGCTCCTAACTCTCCCTCTTCCCCACCGACACTAATAATTGCCTTCCTTGGCTCCACCCTCCACACTTCTTCTTTCCCTTCTCGGTGCCACCACCACCGTCCTTCACACTCCCCTTCTTCCCTTGTTTTCTCCTCATCACCATCGACACATGACCCCACCGAATTGTAACCTCCTCATCGTTTTTTTACCCTGAATCCTTCCTCGTCCTTTGGCTCTCATACGATTTCGATTGCTAACCTTAAGCCCCCAATTTTCCGACATCATAGCTCATATATCCGATATCAGACCCCTAAAAATACCAACCTCAAAATCCCTACTCTCCATTTCATAATTATATTGACTAATTAACGATTCGACGCCAATTATTTCACCCAAATTGCcgctttctctttctctcctggCGTTTCGGAACACCATCATGGCAACAACGACAATAAAGATAACCATAAAGAGCTTCGGTGGAGAGGCCTTCGAGGTCTGTAGCTATGGAATTTATTACCACTAATTGACACACCGTCGTCATTGATGTTGGGTATTGtgtggtcgatttttgtataatgGTGAAGTGTGGTTGTAGGGTGTCTGATGATCGGAAAAGAGGAATCAAGTGGTGATGAATATGGTAGGCGTTTGTTTGGTGGGATAAAGAAGAAGTGAGAGCCGAGAGAAGAGGACAGGGAAGAGATAAGAgagtttttttttgttgattttagaatttagtattgttttattagttttagtttttttttttttttttgtatgaccTTATGAGTAGGTAGCCGGTTACCTTAGACTGTTATGGGAAGGTATGGTGtataggttggatttaattggaattattgataggatggagtaaTTAATGCAGACCACCCATAGGAAggattattcctatgaaataaccctaaaaaCAATGTCTAAAGAGAAGCAAAATATTGTTTTCTCCAGATACAAAACGACCCTCCATTAATTCAAGTTTGATAAAAATTCAAACATCATCTAATTAACTTTAGACTTCCCCTGCGATTTGGATGATTTTAAAAGTATCTTTGAAATTTTGCGCCGGGCTTGAATATTTTCCCAAAGTTCGTCTTTTGTGGCTATGAATTGACCGACCTTCTCCATAACTTGATCACGATGGCTGTTCATATCAGCTAGGACAAGGGAGGCAGCCAGCTCGATAATCAAGAAACGCCGATTGGTCTAAGAGCCAAGGTCTTCGTGTTTGAAAGGCTGACCTTCATACATTAACATGTGAGCCATTGTGAAAATGTCGGACTCTTCATTATTAGGAGTAGGGCGAGTCCAATCAAATTTAATGAAACGATTATTAAAACCCGCAATGTCGCTTCCTCGTCTTTCAAAACCTTTAGAGTCCAAATAGTCACTCATAGCGGAGACCTATAAGTAATGTAGTATATAAGACGCTTTGCAAATGTCAAGGACatacattaaaataaatataggTGTAATACTTACTAGTATGGAAGACTCTTTGAAAATGCGGGAGTTGTCGGGGTCAGTGTATTTCTGGTTGTCAAGGATGTCCACAGATCTTGCCTTGAAGTTGATACAAGCACATGATAGATGGTCGTCTATGTTGATTGGTATGAAAATAAAATTTGCACACAAGTTTATGGTGCTGCCATAATCGCCAACATAGGTGTCCCAATCTTTAAAAAGCAAGTCATAGTTGTTATCACTAGGGGTGGACTGAGAAGGTGTATCATAAGTTGCATGAGAATGTCCTGCAAAGTAGTAAATGTAAATGGTTAAACATAATTGTCAATAATATTCTTGAAGTTATAAAGTCTAGCACTGAAGTTACAGGAATGTCGCTTAAAGTTAGAAAATGATACTGAAGTTATAGAACTTCTAACAATGATTATGAAGTAAGAAGTGCAAATTGCAGATTACAAAGTGCATCATTGAAATTACTTAATTTTCGTATGAAATTACAAAATCAGAAATGGAAAAAAAGTTACATTAGCTCCAACAATGAAGTTTTAAAGTTGCGAAGTAAAGTTACAGAATTATTGACTAAAATTGAATAACACGCCATGAGAGTTAACGAATACTAAAAGAGAATCAGAGTAGTACCGTGTGCCCTAGACCAAAGAAAGCCATCGTTGAAACTGTGTTGTCCTCTGACTCTAGCCTGTTTAGCAACATTGCCCAGCACTCAATCACAGAGGACGACATTAATCTATCAGGTAGCATAGAAAGGATGTCTTTCCTTTGGAGCGTAGCATTGGGTCCGTAGTGAGCTGCGGCATCTCTAAGATTaagaaaaattacaaatattaacGATTAAAGTTCATTAGCTAAGaaaatattcattttaagagtAACAGTAAACTTACGAGTCTGGCAAGGGGTGGTCGTCTAGGAAAAGGTAGTCAACCACGTGTTTCCTCACATCTTTCACGTTCTTGAATAATGTTAGGTTATTCCTTAGGAAATTAGAGACGACGGTCAAACCAATACCAAGTGACTCCGCCCACAATGGATGGAACAACCAAGGCCATCACCCTTACCGCGACGTCGCCACTCGATAGGTTAAAGCGGTTCACGAACGAGAGGGGTCGCCACAGGATCCCCGATGACAATTGGTGTAGCGGTCTCGGACGTACAGAACGCGGCGTTTATAAAAAACATTGCGATTCCGTCATCATCAATACTCCTCTTGGGGACAGTTTCCCCACCATCAATATCAGCTTCCACATTATGAACGACCTCCCCATTACGACTTACATGGGTACCATCATCTTCAGGGGCAACATTATCCTTCATCATTGCATTCTCAAGCTGAGTTTTTGAATAGACTCATCTATTTCATCAGCAGATAACTTGACCTCCTCTAGACATGCACGTGTAAATTGTTCGGTGGGTACATTCATTGATCGATTATGTGCTACGTCCCCCTCAGGACCTTGAATGACAACTTTGTTGGCTAACAAAATATTATTGACTTCAGCCGTGCTATATAACACCCCGCTGTCACAAATTTGATCAGGGGCAGTTTTTTCATTTGCTGATGGCACTTCATCAGTGTCTAAACGCACGACATCAAGATCAGAAGGACCTTCACCTGCCGATACATCTACATCCACTGAACCTTTTTTAAGGTAAAAAAGAACTTCACTTACTAGCATTGTAGCATCTTGGTCTTCGTCATTAACATTACCCTTTGAAGGTCGTGGCTGCAGTACATGTGCATTGGCCACCGATTGTTTCAACCGTGTGGCTACACCTTCAACTTCATCACAAAATCGATGCAACTCCTCAAATTCCCAAAATTGTTGGGTTGACTGCGAAGGTACGAGGGCAGGTGGACCCATTTTGTCAGTTGTGAGATTTTTGATCGCCGAAATAGCATTGGCATACCATGAGTGATATGCGACCGCATTCCTCTGAATCTTTAAGTAGTGCTCATGCATGTCCTGAAGAAGAAAAGTAAACATCAGATACTGAAGTTACACAATGTACGACTGAAGTTACAAAATTTAAGGTTAAAGTTACATAATTTAACATTAAAGTTCGacatcaaaaaataaaataaattcagaaatgtatgtaattaaatttaaatatttatttaaatggttttaaaaaaaaacatacatcgAGAGAACGGGCTTTCAACTGGTCATCATCCTCGACTCCTTCAGTTAGTTCAATTTGAATGAACTTCTTATCAGTCGCAGTGCGAGAAGTAGATCCAATAACAAACTGACAATTGTTGCTTATAGAGAG contains the following coding sequences:
- the LOC141651954 gene encoding protein FAR1-RELATED SEQUENCE 5-like, producing the protein MDEMQIVQVNNVEECCEDVEDVGEEEFSKVLQGVGEDEFCRIVESQFTPYVGQQFDSIEEVVQFYKMYALACGFDEVDESGDKQRRKTKVRRVGCKARVRLFMMKGLLVIDRFHAGHSHEIVDVKDWEFQKLSRRLHKYHKGLIVCNSRLKIGATKTYKMCKEHVNGFQNIGASVTDFKNFHRDVKCYINDRDGQLFRNRFKNMEETRDDFFFDYEVGVDGSLIRSIWADGVSRRNYSIYGDAVSFDPTYSTNKYDMVFTPFTGVDNHKRSVTFAGALIFREKDEYFDWVFSRFLVAMGGKEPKYTCEIRGNAKDFTDFTKKLNAIVWDEDIEPDEFDMRWCEIMKEHGVGPERDWFEEVYNKRRQWVMAHCRDLNMGSVMRTTQRSESENNFFKKFENNSGTLVEFWSRYESAIDQQRHTQKKLDNENRQTSPKLATRLPIESHGARVYTHVVFDVFQEEVIRSTIGLSARGFNERNGVEVTNLKDGMTERVYDIQYKPGNGVNKIPDAYVAKRWTKDAVGYASDVKDIIDGKEIEMTKLWSEVYETVGLLRDRDKTDVERLGI